The proteins below come from a single Piscinibacter gummiphilus genomic window:
- the tgt gene encoding tRNA guanosine(34) transglycosylase Tgt, with protein sequence MLQFDLLKTEGHARRGRLTLNHGVVETPVFMPVGTYGTVKGVMPSSLEEMGAQIILGNTFHLWLRPGLDILKQFGGLHRFEAWNKPILTDSGGFQVWSLGEMRKISEEGVKFASPVNGDKLFLTPEVSMQVQTVLNSDIVMQFDECTPYETKGHITTEKEARISMELSLRWASRCLTEFQKLQNPNALFGIVQGGMFEHLREESLNALVELDLPGYAIGGVSVGEPKEDMLRIMAHTPHRLPSHKPRYLMGVGTPEDLVDGVAAGVDMFDCVMPTRNARNGHLFTRFGDLRLRNARYKTDERPVDETCSCHCCKGFSRAYLHHLDRCGEMLGPMLTSIHNLHYYVNLMREVRLALDEGRFESFRAAFKADRLRGVS encoded by the coding sequence ATGCTGCAGTTCGACCTCCTCAAGACCGAAGGCCACGCCCGCCGTGGCCGCCTCACCCTCAACCACGGCGTCGTCGAGACGCCGGTCTTCATGCCCGTGGGCACCTACGGCACGGTGAAGGGCGTGATGCCGTCGTCGCTCGAAGAGATGGGCGCGCAGATCATCCTCGGCAACACCTTCCACCTGTGGCTGCGGCCGGGGCTCGACATCCTCAAGCAGTTCGGCGGCCTGCATCGCTTCGAAGCGTGGAACAAACCCATCCTCACCGACAGCGGCGGCTTCCAGGTGTGGAGCCTGGGCGAGATGCGCAAGATCTCGGAAGAGGGCGTGAAGTTTGCGTCGCCCGTCAACGGCGACAAACTCTTTCTCACGCCCGAGGTGAGCATGCAGGTGCAGACGGTGCTCAACAGCGACATCGTCATGCAGTTCGACGAGTGCACACCCTACGAAACCAAGGGCCACATCACCACCGAAAAGGAAGCGCGCATCTCGATGGAGCTCAGCCTTCGCTGGGCGAGCCGCTGCCTCACCGAATTCCAGAAACTGCAGAACCCGAATGCCTTGTTCGGCATCGTGCAGGGCGGGATGTTCGAGCACCTGCGCGAAGAGTCCTTGAACGCGCTCGTCGAACTCGACCTGCCGGGCTACGCCATCGGTGGCGTGAGCGTCGGTGAGCCCAAGGAAGACATGCTGCGCATCATGGCGCACACGCCGCATCGACTGCCCTCTCACAAGCCGCGCTACCTGATGGGCGTGGGCACGCCGGAAGACCTGGTGGACGGCGTGGCCGCGGGTGTCGACATGTTCGACTGCGTGATGCCCACCCGCAACGCCCGCAACGGCCACCTCTTCACCCGTTTCGGTGACCTGCGGCTGCGCAACGCCCGCTACAAGACCGACGAGCGGCCGGTCGACGAGACCTGCAGTTGCCACTGCTGCAAGGGCTTCAGCCGCGCCTACCTGCACCACCTCGACCGCTGCGGCGAGATGCTGGGGCCCATGCTCACCAGCATCCACAACCTGCATTACTACGTGAACCTGATGCGCGAGGTGCGGCTGGCGCTGGACGAAGGGCGGTTCGAGAGCTTCCGCGCAGCGTTCAAGGCGGATCGCCTGAGAGGCGTCTCCTAG